From a single Sinomonas atrocyanea genomic region:
- a CDS encoding LacI family DNA-binding transcriptional regulator, translating into MVGIDDVAAAAGVSTATVSRAIRGLPRVSPDTRARILATAKELGYVPSSAASRLASGKTRTIGVLAPYVDRWFFGKAIAGVDQELHGRGYNLSLFNLGGRSSPRERLFSKAMVHKQIDALLLLCMFLRPEEIEDLHAIDMPLVVVGGPVPGCSNVGIDDYRAARSITEHLINLGHRHIALLHGQDDSDLNFSVPQIRVEGFNDAVHAAGLELHPDASFYGNFTVASGVEALHRFVALPEPRPTAIVCASDEMALGVLFEARRLGLRVPEDLSVVGIDGHEMGASAGLTTVWQDPRAQARRGTQMLLAELGGETGAVHSEVAEQRLIVRESTAPPSSAPFV; encoded by the coding sequence ATGGTAGGGATCGACGACGTCGCTGCCGCCGCGGGGGTGTCGACGGCGACGGTCTCGCGCGCCATCCGAGGTCTGCCGCGGGTCTCGCCGGACACCCGTGCCAGGATCCTCGCGACGGCCAAGGAACTGGGCTACGTGCCGTCCTCGGCCGCGTCACGGCTCGCGAGCGGCAAGACGCGCACCATCGGGGTGCTGGCCCCCTACGTGGACCGGTGGTTCTTCGGGAAGGCGATCGCGGGCGTCGACCAGGAACTGCACGGACGCGGGTACAACCTCTCCCTGTTCAATCTCGGGGGACGTTCCTCCCCGCGCGAGCGGCTCTTCAGCAAGGCCATGGTGCACAAGCAGATCGACGCGCTCCTGCTCCTGTGCATGTTCCTCCGCCCCGAGGAGATCGAGGACCTGCATGCGATCGACATGCCCCTCGTGGTGGTCGGCGGCCCGGTGCCCGGGTGCTCGAACGTGGGGATCGACGACTACCGCGCGGCGCGTTCCATCACTGAGCACCTCATCAACCTCGGCCACCGGCACATCGCACTCCTGCACGGGCAGGACGACTCGGACCTGAACTTCTCCGTGCCGCAGATCCGCGTCGAAGGGTTCAACGACGCCGTCCACGCGGCGGGGCTCGAGCTCCACCCCGACGCCTCGTTCTACGGCAACTTCACGGTCGCGAGCGGCGTCGAGGCCCTGCACCGTTTCGTGGCGCTGCCCGAGCCCCGGCCCACGGCAATCGTCTGTGCGTCCGACGAGATGGCCCTTGGCGTGCTCTTCGAAGCGCGGCGCCTGGGCCTGCGCGTGCCCGAGGACCTCTCGGTGGTGGGGATCGACGGCCACGAGATGGGGGCTTCGGCCGGCCTCACCACGGTGTGGCAGGATCCTCGGGCCCAGGCCCGCCGCGGGACCCAGATGCTGCTCGCCGAGCTCGGCGGCGAGACGGGGGCGGTCCACAGCGAAGTGGCCGAGCAGCGGCTCATCGTCCGGGAGTCGACCGCGCCGCCGTCGTCCGCGCCTTTCGTGTGA
- a CDS encoding phage holin family protein, whose protein sequence is MAGGPGYAPGAGATPPAEEKAATNSLGDLVKDVAGDLSTLVRQELELAKAEARETATRAGKGAGMYGGAGIAGHFVLLFLSLALWWALGYYLVGLGWSAVIVAVLWGIVAAILAVRAKKELQAAKGLPRTAETVKKIPESLKPSEEPR, encoded by the coding sequence GTGGCCGGGGGACCGGGCTACGCCCCGGGAGCCGGCGCCACACCGCCCGCCGAGGAGAAGGCCGCGACGAATTCGCTGGGCGATCTCGTCAAGGACGTCGCGGGTGACCTCTCGACCCTCGTGCGCCAGGAGCTCGAGCTGGCCAAGGCCGAGGCGCGGGAGACCGCGACCCGCGCGGGCAAGGGTGCAGGGATGTACGGCGGTGCCGGAATCGCCGGCCACTTCGTGCTGCTCTTCCTCTCCCTCGCCCTGTGGTGGGCCCTGGGATACTACCTCGTCGGTCTCGGCTGGTCGGCCGTGATCGTCGCCGTGCTCTGGGGCATCGTGGCCGCCATCCTGGCGGTCCGGGCCAAGAAGGAGCTGCAGGCTGCCAAGGGCCTGCCGCGCACCGCGGAAACCGTCAAGAAGATTCCTGAGTCGCTCAAGCCGAGTGAGGAGCCACGATGA
- a CDS encoding DUF3618 domain-containing protein codes for MSQNPEEVRQNIEQTRARLGYDVDAVADKVTPSHIAHRQTEKIKGAMTDMKDRVMGTAEDARASTRDTVHGAGDTVGHAQEGVVRKTRGNPLAAGLIAFGAGLLVSSLVPASEKEQELADTLKDKAQPLTEQVTGAAREVADHLKAPAQEAVASVKGTAADGAQNVKEEAQTQGDSMQGRVQEARQNVSDASSS; via the coding sequence ATGAGCCAGAACCCCGAAGAAGTCAGGCAGAACATCGAGCAGACGCGCGCGCGGCTGGGCTATGACGTGGACGCCGTGGCCGACAAGGTCACCCCGTCCCACATAGCGCACCGCCAGACCGAGAAGATCAAAGGGGCGATGACGGACATGAAGGACAGGGTCATGGGAACCGCCGAGGACGCAAGGGCCTCGACCAGGGACACGGTCCACGGGGCGGGCGACACCGTGGGGCACGCGCAGGAGGGCGTGGTCCGCAAGACGCGGGGGAACCCCCTCGCCGCAGGGCTCATCGCCTTCGGCGCCGGCCTGCTCGTCTCCTCGCTCGTCCCGGCCAGCGAGAAGGAGCAGGAGCTCGCCGACACCCTCAAGGACAAGGCACAGCCGCTCACTGAGCAGGTCACGGGCGCCGCGCGCGAGGTGGCCGACCACCTCAAGGCGCCGGCCCAAGAAGCCGTGGCCTCGGTGAAGGGCACCGCTGCCGACGGCGCGCAGAACGTGAAGGAGGAGGCGCAGACCCAGGGCGACTCCATGCAGGGCCGCGTCCAGGAGGCCCGCCAGAACGTGAGCGACGCCAGCAGCAGCTGA
- a CDS encoding exodeoxyribonuclease III, translating to MKLATWNVNSLRARADRVENWLLRSDVDVLAIQETKCKDENFPWELFERNGYEVAHFGVSQWNGVAIASRVGLTDVERTFPDQPSFGKNGENAAQEARAIAATCAGVRVWSLYIPNGRALDDEHMPYKLQWLKVLQGHAAEWLAQDPEAQIALVGDWNIAPKDEDVWDIDLFRTQGLTHVSEPERDAFRAFEASGYTDVVRPFTPGPGVYTYWDYTQLRFPRKEGMRIDFVLGSPALASRVTGAMIDREERKGKGASDHAPVVVDLADPS from the coding sequence GTGAAGCTTGCTACCTGGAACGTCAACTCCCTCCGTGCCCGCGCCGACCGCGTCGAGAACTGGCTCCTGCGCAGCGACGTCGACGTGCTCGCGATCCAGGAGACCAAGTGCAAGGACGAGAACTTCCCGTGGGAGCTCTTCGAGCGCAACGGCTACGAGGTCGCGCACTTCGGGGTGAGCCAGTGGAACGGCGTCGCGATCGCCTCCCGCGTGGGGCTGACCGACGTCGAGCGGACCTTCCCTGACCAGCCCTCGTTCGGGAAGAACGGCGAGAACGCGGCCCAGGAGGCGCGGGCCATCGCGGCCACGTGCGCCGGGGTGCGGGTCTGGAGCCTCTACATCCCCAACGGCCGCGCCCTCGACGATGAGCACATGCCCTACAAGCTCCAGTGGCTGAAGGTGCTCCAGGGCCACGCCGCCGAGTGGCTCGCGCAGGATCCCGAGGCGCAGATCGCCCTCGTCGGGGACTGGAACATCGCTCCGAAGGACGAGGACGTGTGGGACATCGACCTGTTCCGCACGCAGGGGCTCACGCATGTCAGCGAGCCCGAGCGGGACGCCTTCCGGGCGTTCGAGGCCTCGGGGTACACCGACGTGGTGCGGCCGTTCACCCCTGGGCCCGGCGTGTACACGTACTGGGACTACACCCAGCTGCGCTTCCCCCGGAAGGAGGGCATGCGGATCGACTTCGTCCTCGGCTCGCCGGCCCTCGCCTCACGCGTCACGGGCGCCATGATCGACCGCGAGGAGCGCAAGGGGAAGGGCGCTTCCGACCACGCGCCCGTCGTCGTGGACCTGGCGGACCCCTCGTGA
- the nadE gene encoding ammonia-dependent NAD(+) synthetase, whose protein sequence is MRELQAKIIEEMGVKPEVDPAEEVEARVAFLKDYLRATGSRGFVLGISGGLDSSLAGRLAQLAVESLAEEGVEADFVAVRLPHGVQHDEDDAQAALGFIRPKSTLTFNIKEAVDGFEAEYERSSGGELSDFVRGNTKARARMTAQYMIAGERNLLVIGTDHGAESVTGFFTKYGDGGADILPLFGLDKRQNRALLQHLGAPEQVWQKIPTADLLDLQPGRTDEHELGITYNDIDDYLEGRDVSDEVAESIERRYLITRHKRATPVTLFDSWWREGAASWSK, encoded by the coding sequence ATGCGCGAACTCCAGGCGAAGATCATCGAGGAGATGGGCGTCAAGCCCGAGGTCGACCCCGCGGAGGAGGTCGAGGCGCGCGTCGCCTTCCTCAAGGACTACCTGCGGGCCACCGGCTCCCGGGGCTTCGTCCTCGGGATCAGCGGCGGCCTGGACTCGTCGCTCGCGGGACGGCTGGCCCAGCTCGCGGTCGAGTCGCTCGCGGAGGAGGGGGTCGAGGCGGACTTCGTCGCCGTCCGCCTGCCCCACGGCGTCCAACATGACGAGGACGACGCCCAGGCCGCCCTCGGCTTCATCCGGCCGAAGTCGACCCTGACATTCAACATCAAGGAGGCTGTCGACGGCTTCGAGGCGGAGTACGAGCGGTCCTCCGGCGGCGAGCTGAGCGACTTCGTCCGCGGCAACACCAAGGCCCGTGCCCGCATGACGGCCCAGTACATGATCGCCGGCGAGCGGAACCTCCTCGTAATCGGCACGGACCACGGCGCCGAGTCGGTGACCGGCTTCTTCACCAAGTACGGAGACGGCGGGGCGGACATCCTTCCGCTGTTCGGGCTCGACAAGCGCCAGAACCGTGCGCTCCTTCAGCACCTCGGCGCGCCGGAGCAGGTGTGGCAGAAGATTCCCACGGCCGACCTCCTCGATCTCCAGCCGGGGCGCACGGACGAGCACGAGCTCGGCATCACCTACAACGACATCGATGACTACCTCGAGGGTCGGGACGTCTCGGACGAGGTCGCCGAATCCATCGAGCGCCGGTACCTCATCACCCGCCACAAGCGCGCCACCCCCGTGACACTGTTCGACTCCTGGTGGCGCGAAGGGGCCGCGAGCTGGTCCAAGTAG
- the dgoD gene encoding galactonate dehydratase, whose product MEIARIETFLVSPRWLFVRLETDTGIVGWGEATCEGRSETVRTAVDQLSELLIGRDPLRIEDHWQVLTKGSFYRGGPILASAVAGLDQALWDVAGKHFEAPVHQLLGGPVRDRIRVYGWVGGDEPNEVAEAIAAQVEAGLTAVKMNASGRMSANGSVAELDGVVRRVAAAREVLGPDRDVAVDFHGRFTLATARRTAALLADLHPFFLEEPVVPENSHLIGRMVESTAIPIATGERLYSRQEFLPVLQAGIAVAQPDLSHAGGITEVRKIAALAETFDVQLAPHCPLGPIALAACLQVGFSTPNYLIQEQSIGIHYNQGAEVLDYVVDTRPLAFVDGCIERLTAPGLGIEVDEAAVRDADLRGHAWRGPVWRHSDGSFAEW is encoded by the coding sequence ATGGAGATTGCCCGCATTGAGACCTTCCTCGTGTCGCCGCGCTGGCTCTTCGTCCGCCTCGAGACCGACACCGGGATCGTGGGCTGGGGCGAGGCGACCTGCGAGGGCCGGTCGGAAACGGTCCGCACGGCCGTGGACCAGCTGTCCGAACTCCTCATCGGGCGGGACCCGCTGCGGATCGAGGACCACTGGCAGGTCCTCACCAAGGGCTCCTTCTACCGTGGAGGCCCGATCCTCGCGAGCGCCGTGGCGGGCCTCGACCAGGCCCTGTGGGACGTGGCTGGCAAGCACTTCGAGGCGCCGGTCCACCAGCTGCTCGGCGGCCCGGTCAGGGACCGGATCCGCGTCTACGGATGGGTCGGCGGGGACGAGCCGAACGAGGTGGCCGAGGCGATCGCCGCCCAGGTCGAGGCGGGACTCACGGCCGTGAAGATGAACGCGTCGGGGCGCATGTCGGCGAACGGCAGCGTCGCCGAGCTCGACGGCGTCGTGCGTCGCGTCGCCGCCGCCCGCGAGGTCCTCGGCCCCGACCGCGATGTGGCGGTCGACTTCCACGGCCGGTTCACACTCGCCACGGCGCGCCGGACCGCCGCGCTCCTGGCGGACCTGCACCCATTCTTCCTCGAGGAACCCGTGGTGCCGGAGAACTCCCACCTGATCGGGCGCATGGTGGAGTCCACCGCGATCCCGATCGCCACCGGCGAGCGGCTCTACTCGCGCCAGGAGTTCCTCCCGGTGCTCCAGGCCGGCATCGCGGTCGCCCAGCCGGACCTGAGCCATGCCGGCGGCATCACCGAGGTGCGCAAGATCGCCGCACTCGCCGAGACGTTCGACGTCCAGCTCGCCCCGCACTGCCCGCTGGGCCCGATCGCGCTCGCGGCCTGCCTGCAGGTCGGGTTCTCGACCCCCAACTACCTGATCCAGGAGCAGAGCATCGGCATCCACTACAACCAGGGCGCCGAGGTGCTGGACTATGTGGTGGACACCCGGCCGCTCGCGTTCGTGGACGGCTGCATCGAGCGGCTCACCGCCCCCGGCCTCGGCATCGAGGTCGACGAGGCGGCGGTCCGCGATGCCGATCTCCGGGGCCACGCCTGGCGCGGGCCGGTGTGGCGGCACTCCGACGGATCGTTCGCGGAGTGGTGA
- a CDS encoding bifunctional 4-hydroxy-2-oxoglutarate aldolase/2-dehydro-3-deoxy-phosphogluconate aldolase, protein MSTLDNPTLLEVVRASRVVAVIRGDSPEHAADAARVLFREGIRLVEIALTTPGTPDAIASVAAEVPEGAYLGAGTVMTLEDVDAVIAAGATFVVTPSVSESVPYAAGRGVPVLAGAFTPTEAYEAWRQGAAAVKLFPASAVGPAYLKALTEPFPQIPFLAVGGMGLEQLPQYVAAGALGIGAGGPLVGDGARGGSAEALAERARAFVSAARELEGAA, encoded by the coding sequence ATGAGCACTCTCGACAACCCCACCCTCCTCGAGGTGGTCCGCGCGAGCCGCGTGGTCGCCGTCATCCGCGGGGACTCGCCCGAGCATGCCGCCGACGCCGCGCGCGTGCTCTTCCGCGAGGGCATCCGCCTCGTGGAGATCGCCCTCACCACGCCGGGCACGCCGGACGCGATCGCGTCCGTGGCCGCGGAGGTCCCCGAGGGCGCCTACCTCGGCGCGGGGACCGTCATGACCCTCGAGGACGTCGACGCGGTCATCGCGGCGGGCGCGACGTTCGTCGTGACCCCGTCCGTGAGCGAATCGGTCCCGTACGCCGCCGGCCGGGGCGTCCCCGTCCTCGCCGGCGCGTTCACCCCGACGGAGGCCTATGAGGCCTGGCGGCAGGGCGCCGCCGCCGTCAAGCTTTTCCCCGCCTCGGCGGTCGGCCCGGCCTATCTCAAGGCCCTCACCGAGCCGTTCCCGCAGATCCCCTTCCTCGCCGTCGGCGGCATGGGACTCGAGCAGCTCCCGCAGTACGTCGCAGCGGGCGCCCTGGGAATCGGCGCCGGCGGCCCGCTCGTGGGGGACGGCGCGCGGGGCGGCAGCGCCGAGGCGCTGGCCGAGCGCGCCCGGGCGTTCGTCTCGGCCGCACGGGAACTCGAGGGCGCGGCGTGA
- a CDS encoding sugar kinase, whose translation MRGQRGGAAVTLGEALVSLRSGGPLAIGGQLTMHAAGAELNVAVALARLGHESSWGGVLGDDELGEFILRSLAAERVDASRVRRDSRPTGIMFLEARTPEVSRVFYNRRGSAGARLSPHDVDRILDRDLGWLHLTGITPALSDVARAAVLHAAELCRRRAVPFSVDINFRSKLWSPEEAAEVLPWLIEGAEVVIGSPAELALAAPEGATLEAAAEELLGTGVGEVVAKLGADGAQAFTPHGLLHAPAFPVRAVDTVGAGDAFTAGYLSARLDGDDVAGRLRRGCLLGAFAVGHLGDWEGLPRRDELALLDLGDGETHR comes from the coding sequence GTGAGGGGACAGCGCGGCGGTGCCGCCGTCACGCTGGGGGAGGCCCTCGTCTCGCTGCGGTCGGGCGGACCGCTCGCGATCGGCGGCCAGCTGACGATGCACGCCGCAGGGGCGGAGCTGAACGTCGCCGTGGCCCTCGCCCGGCTGGGCCACGAGTCCTCGTGGGGCGGCGTGCTGGGCGACGACGAGCTGGGCGAGTTCATCCTGCGCAGCCTCGCCGCCGAGCGCGTCGACGCCTCCCGCGTGCGCCGCGACTCCAGGCCGACGGGCATCATGTTCCTCGAGGCGCGCACCCCGGAGGTCTCGCGGGTCTTCTACAACCGGCGGGGCTCCGCAGGTGCCCGGCTCTCGCCGCATGACGTGGACCGCATCCTCGACCGGGATCTCGGGTGGCTGCACCTCACCGGCATCACCCCCGCTCTCTCCGACGTGGCCCGCGCCGCCGTGCTCCACGCGGCGGAGCTCTGCCGACGGCGCGCGGTCCCGTTCTCCGTGGACATCAACTTCCGCTCCAAGCTGTGGAGTCCCGAGGAGGCGGCAGAGGTCCTGCCCTGGCTCATCGAGGGCGCCGAGGTGGTCATCGGCTCCCCGGCCGAGCTCGCGCTCGCCGCCCCGGAGGGTGCCACGCTCGAGGCCGCCGCCGAGGAGCTCCTCGGCACGGGCGTGGGCGAGGTCGTGGCCAAGCTCGGCGCGGACGGCGCCCAGGCCTTCACGCCCCACGGCCTGCTCCACGCCCCCGCCTTCCCGGTCAGGGCCGTGGACACGGTCGGCGCCGGGGACGCATTCACTGCCGGGTACCTCTCGGCGAGGCTCGACGGCGACGACGTGGCAGGACGGCTGCGTCGGGGCTGCCTCCTGGGAGCCTTCGCCGTGGGGCACCTGGGGGACTGGGAAGGGCTGCCGCGCCGCGACGAGCTCGCCCTCCTCGATCTGGGCGACGGCGAGACGCACCGCTAG
- a CDS encoding Gfo/Idh/MocA family protein: protein MQPQETPVLRAAVVGCGDISAQHFAAIGALAAQGAARLVGVVDPDPARRGAAAAAHGVPGYASVGELLAEGGTDVVHVCTPHSEHAPAALEALAAGVHVLTEKPLAHTSADAERLVGAADAAWLAGRTQLGVCFQNRYNAPVAAMRDLLAGGALGAVLGAQATVMWHRPAEYYAARPWRGTWAGSGGGLLMNQAIHTLDLLQWLVGPAKVVDGRAAARVLGDVIEVEDTADLVLEHAGGARSVFFATNANGLNAPVTLDIQTESAELSLRGALTVRHGDGCVETVEEAGVLPGERSYWGASHQLLIADFYRCAAAGERFWIGAREASESLRLIKDVYARSYAPSAWV from the coding sequence ATGCAGCCTCAGGAAACGCCCGTGCTCCGCGCCGCTGTGGTCGGCTGCGGCGACATCTCGGCCCAGCACTTCGCCGCGATCGGGGCGCTCGCGGCGCAGGGCGCGGCGCGGCTCGTCGGCGTCGTCGACCCTGACCCCGCGCGGCGCGGCGCCGCGGCCGCTGCCCACGGCGTCCCCGGCTACGCCAGCGTCGGCGAGCTGCTCGCCGAAGGAGGCACCGACGTCGTCCACGTCTGCACCCCGCACAGCGAGCACGCCCCGGCAGCGCTCGAGGCGCTCGCCGCGGGCGTGCACGTCCTGACGGAGAAGCCGCTCGCGCACACGTCCGCGGACGCGGAGCGCCTCGTCGGGGCGGCCGACGCCGCGTGGCTCGCCGGGCGGACCCAGCTCGGCGTGTGCTTCCAGAACCGCTACAACGCGCCCGTCGCCGCGATGCGCGACCTCCTGGCGGGCGGGGCGCTCGGCGCCGTGCTGGGGGCCCAGGCCACGGTGATGTGGCATCGGCCGGCCGAGTACTACGCGGCCCGGCCGTGGCGCGGCACGTGGGCGGGCAGCGGCGGCGGCCTGCTCATGAACCAGGCGATCCACACGCTCGACCTCCTCCAGTGGCTCGTCGGGCCCGCGAAGGTCGTGGACGGGCGCGCCGCGGCCCGGGTCCTGGGGGACGTGATCGAGGTCGAGGACACCGCGGACCTGGTCCTGGAGCATGCCGGGGGTGCGCGCAGCGTCTTCTTCGCGACCAACGCCAACGGCCTCAACGCCCCCGTGACCCTGGACATCCAGACGGAGTCCGCGGAGCTGAGCCTGCGCGGCGCCCTCACCGTCCGGCATGGCGACGGGTGCGTCGAGACGGTCGAGGAGGCCGGTGTGCTCCCGGGGGAGCGGAGCTACTGGGGTGCTTCCCATCAGCTGCTCATCGCAGATTTCTACCGCTGCGCGGCGGCGGGGGAGCGGTTCTGGATCGGCGCGCGGGAGGCCTCCGAATCCCTGCGGCTCATCAAGGACGTCTATGCGCGCTCGTATGCGCCGAGCGCCTGGGTCTAA